In Bacteroidales bacterium, the following proteins share a genomic window:
- a CDS encoding TonB-dependent receptor, producing the protein MLKFILILLFPLSLWAQKGRIEGRIVQKNNEPIPFANVVIIGTSIGASSDFDGKFIITALEPGFYKLQISSVGHKTLITQDIQVITNKTTYMDFTLEEQSYNLNQIEVTAERFVKKEESPVSMRSIGISEIENSAGANRDIARIIQNYPGVAAFPVANRNDIIVRGGATNESRYFVDDVEIPYINHFATQGASGGTNGIINADLIRDVNFYAGAFPANKYNALSGVFDFKTVDGNPDKTRYRATIGASEISLTADGPLTDKATYILSLRRSYLQFLFKALGLPFLPTFNDYQTKVRYRINNKNEITFLSIGALDQMKLDTKIKNPTEEQRYILNFLPVFEQWNYAIGTVYKHYEENGYSTLVISRNMLNNSQYKYFNNTKTEANKLIDYKSQEQENKFRFEKYFIQNGLKINAGIQGEYATYDVNNYQKIFYSGQIDTLVFNSSLSLFKYGIYGQLSKNFLSERLSLSIGVRTDATPYSSSTHNPLKQLSPRVSASYELTEKWSINANWGNYYQLPSYTILGYKDKNGIFVNKQNGIRYIQANHYILGFSFLPNKLTKHSLEGFYKEYKNYPFLLNDSISLAFKPIDYGFVGNEPVTSTSVGRAYGIEYLLQTTLLKNLNLTLSYTFAVSEFKNKQQKYRPTSWDNRHILNLTANKKFSKNWNVALKWRFAGGLPYTPYDLERSSQIAAWDIQNRPYFDFDNINGRRFKSFHQLDVRVEKRYTLKKTELRLYLDVQNIYNFKSEELPRITNLDQNGNIMIDPNNSSRYLLREVPSSGSGTILPTIGIIFNF; encoded by the coding sequence ATGTTAAAATTTATACTTATATTATTATTTCCTTTATCACTTTGGGCACAAAAAGGTAGAATAGAAGGACGTATAGTTCAAAAGAACAACGAACCTATTCCTTTTGCAAATGTTGTAATAATTGGTACATCGATAGGTGCTTCGAGCGATTTTGATGGTAAATTTATTATTACAGCTCTTGAACCAGGCTTTTATAAACTTCAAATTAGTTCGGTTGGACATAAAACTCTTATAACACAAGATATTCAAGTTATAACGAACAAAACAACTTATATGGATTTTACGTTAGAAGAACAAAGTTATAATTTAAATCAAATAGAGGTAACAGCCGAACGCTTTGTTAAGAAAGAAGAAAGCCCTGTTTCAATGCGAAGCATAGGAATTTCGGAAATAGAAAATAGTGCTGGTGCCAATCGCGATATAGCTCGTATCATACAAAATTATCCGGGTGTAGCAGCTTTCCCTGTTGCCAATCGCAACGATATTATTGTTAGAGGTGGGGCTACTAACGAAAGTCGCTATTTTGTTGATGATGTCGAAATTCCTTATATTAATCATTTTGCTACTCAAGGAGCATCTGGGGGGACCAATGGAATTATTAATGCAGACCTTATACGTGATGTTAACTTTTATGCAGGTGCATTCCCAGCTAATAAATACAATGCATTAAGTGGTGTATTCGATTTTAAAACGGTAGATGGAAATCCCGATAAAACAAGGTATAGAGCAACTATTGGAGCATCAGAAATATCATTAACTGCCGATGGACCATTAACCGATAAAGCTACGTATATATTATCGCTTCGACGCTCGTACTTACAATTTCTTTTTAAAGCTTTAGGACTTCCATTTTTGCCAACTTTTAACGATTATCAAACCAAAGTGCGTTATCGAATCAATAATAAAAATGAAATAACCTTTTTAAGTATTGGGGCATTAGATCAAATGAAGCTTGACACCAAAATTAAAAATCCAACAGAAGAACAACGTTATATTTTGAATTTTTTGCCCGTTTTTGAACAATGGAATTATGCTATTGGAACTGTATATAAACATTACGAAGAAAATGGATATTCAACCTTAGTAATTAGCAGAAACATGTTAAATAATAGTCAATATAAATATTTTAATAATACTAAAACCGAAGCTAATAAACTTATTGATTACAAAAGTCAAGAACAAGAAAATAAATTTCGATTCGAAAAATATTTTATTCAAAATGGTTTAAAAATAAATGCAGGAATACAAGGAGAATATGCCACTTATGATGTAAACAACTATCAAAAAATTTTTTATTCTGGGCAAATCGATACATTGGTATTTAATTCTTCTTTATCATTATTTAAGTATGGTATATATGGACAACTATCAAAAAATTTCTTGTCTGAACGTTTGAGTTTATCAATAGGTGTCAGAACCGATGCCACTCCATATAGTTCAAGCACTCATAATCCCTTAAAACAGTTATCGCCTCGAGTATCTGCTTCGTATGAATTAACAGAAAAATGGAGCATTAATGCTAATTGGGGAAATTATTATCAATTGCCATCTTATACCATTCTTGGTTATAAAGATAAAAATGGAATTTTTGTTAATAAACAAAATGGGATTCGGTATATACAGGCTAATCATTATATATTAGGTTTTTCGTTTTTACCGAATAAATTAACAAAGCATTCCCTCGAGGGTTTTTATAAAGAATACAAAAACTATCCCTTTTTATTGAACGATTCTATTAGTCTGGCATTTAAGCCTATTGATTATGGTTTCGTTGGCAACGAACCGGTTACATCTACTTCAGTTGGTAGGGCGTATGGAATAGAATATTTATTGCAAACAACATTGTTAAAAAACTTAAATCTAACCTTATCTTATACTTTTGCTGTTAGTGAGTTTAAAAACAAACAACAAAAATACAGACCTACTTCGTGGGATAACCGACATATTTTGAATTTAACAGCGAATAAGAAATTTAGTAAAAATTGGAACGTTGCACTTAAATGGCGATTTGCTGGAGGACTCCCTTATACACCTTATGATTTAGAGCGTTCGTCACAAATTGCAGCATGGGATATACAAAATCGTCCATATTTTGACTTCGATAACATAAATGGACGTCGATTTAAATCATTTCATCAGTTAGATGTTAGAGTTGAGAAAAGATATACTTTGAAAAAAACTGAATTACGACTTTATTTAGATGTTCAAAATATTTATAACTTTAAATCAGAGGAACTTCCACGAATTACCAATTTAGATCAGAACGGTAACATTATGATCGATCCAAATAATTCAAGTCGTTACTTATTACGAGAAGTGCCTTCGTCGGGTTCGGGAACTATATTGCCAACCATTGGAATTATTTTTAATTTTTAA
- a CDS encoding YIP1 family protein, with the protein MDINAFINRTKNLIVKPEEEWKTIEAEQTKASVVFSNFVLPYLVLNFIASILGSFLFAGRILFYNPIYYGIATALTSFLVYVIVLFVTPVIIKALASSFGTEVDKDKAFKLVAYSFVPSYIIGILVGILPLLGILGILGLYSLYVLWHGFGSLLHTPEDKKVGFFIVSILIIIGEYLILGFILGAILLGLIAGSFYMM; encoded by the coding sequence ATGGATATAAATGCTTTTATCAATCGTACCAAAAACTTAATTGTTAAACCTGAAGAAGAATGGAAAACCATTGAAGCTGAACAAACCAAAGCTTCAGTAGTATTTAGCAATTTTGTATTACCTTATTTAGTGCTAAATTTTATAGCGTCTATTTTAGGAAGCTTTTTGTTTGCTGGTAGGATTTTGTTTTATAATCCTATATATTATGGCATTGCTACTGCATTGACTTCCTTTTTGGTATATGTAATTGTACTTTTTGTAACTCCTGTTATTATTAAAGCTTTAGCATCATCTTTTGGAACCGAGGTAGATAAAGATAAGGCATTTAAATTAGTGGCTTATTCGTTTGTTCCTTCTTATATAATAGGAATTTTGGTCGGTATTTTGCCCTTATTAGGTATTTTAGGAATTTTAGGTTTGTATTCATTATATGTATTGTGGCATGGCTTTGGCTCTTTACTTCATACTCCCGAAGATAAAAAAGTTGGATTTTTTATTGTAAGTATCTTAATTATTATTGGAGAATATTTAATATTAGGCTTTATTTTAGGGGCTATTTTATTGGGATTAATTGCTGGAAGTTTTTATATGATGTAA
- the smpB gene encoding SsrA-binding protein SmpB — MSKEKIIAKNKKAYFLYEIVEVFTAGIVLTGSEIKSIRAGKVNFVDSYAILINGELILKGLHIAPYEHGGYANHEPTRDRKLLLTKSEINRINRKVTEKGLTLVPLSCFISEKGYAKLEIAIVKGKKAFDKRESIKKKDNARDTERNLSDY, encoded by the coding sequence ATGAGCAAAGAGAAAATAATTGCTAAAAACAAAAAAGCATATTTTTTATACGAAATTGTAGAGGTTTTTACAGCAGGTATTGTACTTACAGGAAGCGAAATTAAGTCTATTCGTGCAGGTAAAGTTAATTTTGTTGATTCGTATGCGATACTTATAAATGGCGAATTAATTTTAAAAGGCTTACATATTGCACCATATGAGCATGGTGGATATGCTAACCACGAACCAACACGCGACAGGAAATTGTTGTTGACAAAAAGCGAAATAAACAGAATTAATAGAAAAGTTACAGAAAAAGGATTGACGTTAGTTCCTTTATCTTGTTTTATTTCTGAAAAAGGTTATGCAAAGCTCGAAATAGCTATTGTTAAAGGTAAAAAGGCATTCGATAAACGTGAATCAATTAAAAAGAAGGATAACGCTCGCGATACAGAACGTAATTTAAGCGATTATTGA